GTAACGACGGCGGGTGAGCCCAATCCGGATGTCGGGATGTGCATCCGCGTCGCCTTGCGAGGTATGAAGGTCGACAAGGACGTCATCCACGAAGCCATGCTCCGACGGCCTCCATCTCCGTGGCCGAACTCGCAGACGATGCCGGATCGCGCGCACATTGGAGAGGTCGTTATCGTCACGGTGGTGGTCGTCGTCTTCACCGAGGTCATCATCGAAGTGGTCGCGGTGGCCCTCGGGGTCGCGGTCACGGCAACCGTCGTGTCGGGGGCGGCCAAGGCAGCGCAGGCCAAATCGGCGCAGGCCAACGCGGCCGCCGCACGGAAACCCAATCAACCCGATCCAACGAAGTGGCAGGCGAAAGGCGGCACAATTCAGCAGAATTCCGATGGAACGACCACGTACACGCGCAAGGACGGGGTGTCCGTGACGTATGACAAGGATGGGTTTCCGGATTTCAGGCCGTACAGGCACCCCACGGTGAAAGACGTGCAGATCGAGTTTACGGGGAGTTACGACAAGGACTTCGCGCTTGCAGACAAGGCAGCGGGCATTACGAAAAAAATGAGGCAGCAAGAAAAGTATACCTGGCATCACCACCAAGACGGAAAGACCATGCAGTTGATCAAGCGGGATGTGCATAAAGACTTCTTCCATACCGGCGGCATGTCGGGGACGCGATAAGGAGATCGAGACGATGCAAATCAAAGAACCGAATCCGTATGGCGCTACATCGCCCGATGCGATCGCCCAATTCGAGGCACGCCGGGGCGTGCTACTCCCTGCCGAATACAAGGCGTTTCTGCTCAAGTCAAATGGCGGGATGCCAATACCCGATGTGTTCGAGGTCCCGGGGTGGCACGGTCAGGCGTCTGAGCTACTCACGTTCTACGGCATTCATGAAGACCCGGACTATTCGCTAGATAGTAACTGCAAAAGCTACGACGAGCGCGTACCTGCGGATCTCATCCCCATTGCTACAGACTCAGGCGGGAACAACATCTGCATCGGCTGGAAAGGCGAACGCGAAGGCAAGATCTACTTCTGGGATCACGAGGACGAGCTCGATGAAAACGGGTTGTTCGTGCAGGACTACCGAAACGTGTACCTGGTGGCGAATAGCCTTCAGGAATTCCTCGATAGCCTCATGACCCATGAAGAGGCGGACAAGAGGCCGCGGCCCAAGCGAACGTAAAAGAGACATGCCCAGGCAATGCGCAGCCAAGCGCGCCCGATCACCTGTCCCAGTGGGGTATGACGCGAAAGCGATAAGGAGATCGAGACCATGCGAATGAGGACTGAAAACCCCTACGGGGCTACGTCTCTTGAAGAAATCGCTCGCTTTGAGACACGCAGGGTCAAGCGGACGTAAAAGAGACATGCGCATCGAGTTGGAAATCCTCGGTGACGATGCGCCGCTTTACGGTGTCAGTTATTGGGCGGGGGCACGCATTCGGCTGCTCGTGCGCCGCGAATGCTCATCGAGCGCTCATCCGGCGCCTTCTTCATTGGCCGCGGCATTCTTCTTACGCGTCGCGACGGCCTTGTCCGCGATTTGCGAATAATACTTCAGCGTCTTCTCGAAATGCGCCTTCGTACCGGCATCCAGATGTTGCGCTGCCGTCTGTGCGCCACGCGCAATCATCGCAATGTCGCCTTCGCGTGCATTTTCGAGATCCGATTCCGTCTCCGAAAGAACCTCGTAAAGCTTCTTCGCCGCGGCCTTGTGTTTGCGTACTTCTTCGAGCGTCGCGGTGCGCGTTTCGATGCGCGTGACGATTTCGGTCGATATACCCACAGCCGCCAGGGGCCCGTTTTTCGCTTCATTGAGCTCGGTGAGCACGTCACTGAACCCGGGCTTCTCGTGCTTCAATCCCACTTGCGCCCCCGGGGCGTAGTCGACGAGATGATCTTTGACCGGCGTCGCATCGACAACGAGCGGTCCGACGTAAGGTGACTTCGTTCCTGTGCTCATTACGCGTCAATCCTTTCGCAAAGTGGTTGGCTCGAACGCGAACGCATACGCTACATACATGGACGGCGCGAAGTCAACACCCTTCGAGGCATGGTGGCCACAATGTTTCCGTACTGTCGTCAAAGCTCGTCCACGCATCTAGTGAGCCCTTCGACGGTAAGCTTGACTGCGACGACGTGGTAACCCAAAGACGCCCGCTGGTCTCGAGTCGTCGTCCACACCTGGGCGGACTGCGTCGACGTGCTCTACAACCACGTCGACGTGCTCAGCAACCACGTCGGCTGGCGCCAGCGGCTCGTCGACGCGGCGCCCAAGCACGTACACACCCGGCCAGAGCGAGTCGACGCGCGCCTGAAATGCGTCGGCAGACTGGTTAGAACAATTCGCACGAGCACGACCGTCAACGGCCTTGTATTACCTCTCCGTTCGCCCGCATTCTTCCGCGCCCATCGCAACGCGGTGCAGGTGAGCGTTCATCTTTCGCATCACCAGCTCGTACAAAAACCCGAGCTTCTGCTGAAACCAGAAACCAATACGAATGTCGTGCGACGTGAATACCCAATAGTCACCCTTGCGCACTCCATCGAGGATCGCCTTCGCTGCTTTTTCAGGCGTCGCCGCATGCTTGCGGAAATGCGCCGTCATTTTCTCGAGCTCCGGGCGATTGCGATCGACCCCAAGATCTCCACCGTCCCCACGAGCGGCGTATCCACCGCGCCCGGACATACCAGGCTGACCCCAATCCCGTGCCGCTCCAAATCGAACCGCAATACCTCCGACATCCCTCGCAGACCAAACTTGCTCGCGCTGTACGCTCCATGCCACGGCAGCCCGAATAAACCCGCCGCGGATGACACATTCACCACGTGCCCACCCCGCCCAGCACGAATCATCTCCGGCACGAAGCATTCAATGACGTGGATCGGACCCATCAAGTTCACATCCACGATCTTCTTCCAATGCTGATGCGTCATGTTCTCGACCGTCCCCCAAACCGATATCCCCGCAATGTTCATCACGACATCCATCGATAGGCTCGACGCGTGGATATCCTTCGCAAATGACCTCACCGCCTCGAAGTCCGCGATGTCGAATGCCCGGTACATCGTAACCGCTCCACCAGCCTCGCGAATGCGCCGAACCGTGTCCTCGAGCTTCTCCTGATTCACGTCCGTCAAAAATAGCTCGGCCCCCTCGCTGGCCGCAGCCATCGCCGTCGCGCGACCAATGCCGCTCGCCGCACCCGTGATGAAGCACTTCTTGTTTCTCAAACTCTGTATCGCCATGGCACCTCGATCGATGGTATATTACATGTATACCTTTGATCAAGCGCCATGGCGCGCTGCATACTCCGCGCCGATGCGTGCTTCAAAGTCCGCCAAGACCGCAGCTCGTCCTCATGGCTCCTCCGGCATTCAGCTCGGCGAGGCCAGTGCGCGCGCCATGATCCTTCAGGGTGCCGCGAGCGTCTTTGCGGTGCACGGCGTGCGCGCCGCTTCGGTCGAACACGTCCTCGAAGCCGCCGGCGTCTCGAGACGCACGTTTTACCGGCTCTACGGAAGCAAAGAAGAGGTCGCTGCGGTCCTTTATCGGCTGGGCACCGATAGGTTACTCGACGCATGCAGGCTCGCCGTCAGCGAAGAAAAAGACCCCCTGCGCCAAGTCGAACGATGCATCGACGCGCATCTGCAAAGCGCTCGCGACTTCGGACGCCTCGTGTTCGTCCTCGGAGGTGAAGCGCAACGTCGCGAATCGGCGCTCCATACGCGGCGCATGCAAGTCCACGACATGCTCGTCTCGCTGCTCGCGACAGCCGTCAACGCGCAAGCCGGCAGAAGCGTCGATCCGCTGCTCGTCCGCGCGCTCGTCCTGGCGCTCGAAGGCGTCACACGCGTCATGCTGGAAGAGGGAAACGAGGGTCGACACGTGACGCATGCGGGTGTTGCGCGCATCAAACGCGTGATGATGCGCATCGCCACCGCGACGCTTGCGGGCGATGGCCCCGGCGTGACGGCGATGCCGCCGGGCGAGTGAACGCGTCAGAAATCGCGCGCGATGCGCAACGTAGCGATCGTCATGGCCAACATGTCGTAATGCCCCACGAGCAAACACAGCTCGACGCTCTGCGCCTCGTCGTAGTGCCGGCGAAGCGCGTCCCAGCCCGCGTCGTCGATGTTCTTCGTCGTCAGCAGCGAGTCGACTGCAGCCAAGAGCGCGCGGTGCCGATCGCTCCACCCATGCGCCTCCGGCCCCGCGAAAATGCGCTCGAGCACATCGTCGGTCACGCCGACGCGCCGTCCGATCCGCACGTGATGATCCAGCTCGTACTGACACTGTCGCACGTGCGCGACGCGTAGGATCACGAGCTCGGTTTCGTGTCGCGAGATGGTGCCGCCGGGCATCATGCGCGAAGCGAACGATAGCCAGCCGCGGAACAACGAACGCTGGCGCGCGAGCGTGCTGAAGAGATGCGCGTCCTTGGCGCCTGCGCCCAGCGAAATGAGCCTGCACAGGATCCAGTTGATGGGCCCGAGGTCGAAGAATCCGCCGGGTGAAATGCGTGCTTTCGTCATGGCCATGGTGCCTTCGAGGCCGGGCGATTCCGGCTTGGTTTTGCTGCACGAAGAAGCTTGTTGGCAGCAAGGTATACTGCGTGTATACCATGAGAGACTTCATTGAGGAGGGATGACATGGCGAAGCGTTCACTGTGGGATCGATGGCTCTTTGTGAACGGCGCAATCGTGAGCCTGGCTGCGCTGATGCTTGCAGGTTGTGGCGGTGGCGAGCCGAACACGAATGAGGGCACGACGTCGAGCTCAGGCGGCACGACGGGCAGCAGTTCCGGCGCTGGCGGCGCTGGCGGAGGTGGTGGAGGCGGGAGCGGCGGAGGTGGCCCGGTCATTACGTTTACGTGTCCTGGCGGAACGATCGTTCCTGGCAAGAATACTCTCACGGTGGGGGATGCCGAGCGCGTGTTTTATGCTGATTTTCCTGCGGACCCGTCGCAATCGCTGGGTCTTCTCTTTTCGTGGCATGGGTATGGCCAACCTGCGGCGGATTTCCGCGAAGCCTCGGCGCTCGATCCCGATGCCAATCCAGCATTGCCCGTCGTCGTCGTCACGCCGGACGATACGGGTTTGCCACCGCCGATTGGACTCGATTGGGACCTTGCCAAGGGCACGCCTGCCGACACGAATGTGGACATCGCGTTTTTCGAGGCAATGGTGGGTTGTTTTCACGAGCAATTCGACATCGACCCCAAGCGGATATATTCGTATGGGTTTTCTGCGGGTTCGGTCATGACCAGCTTATTGCATTCGCGTCATCCGGGGCTTCTCAGTGCAATCGTTGCCGTATCGGGCGCTTGGTTCAACGACCCGGCGCAGGAGGACCTCGTGAAACTCTTCAATGTCGATTGGAATTGGCCGGCGCTCGATTCGGCCGATGGAGGCACGGTGCTGCTCACGCATGGGGGGCCGAAGGACGTGACGGTGCTCAACATCATGAACCTGGAGGACGCGGCGCAGGCGGCATTTCCGTTCCTGAAGGCGCATGGCCGAATCGTCGTCGATTGCGCTCACATGCAGGGCCACACGCCGCACCCCGAGGTGACGCCGGCAATGGTGAGCAAGTTCATCTCCGAGCATCGTAATGGCGAGCCGTCGCCTTATTCGACGGGCGGTATCGACGGTTACCCTGCAAGCTGTATGCTTCGGCTGCCGTGACGTGCGATATCGTACGCTCGTGACGCAGGTTTCCACCGCATGTGAGCCGAACATCTTGGGCAAGATCCGTTCCGCAATGGCGATCTTGGAAGAAAAATCGACCTTGCAGACGTCCGAGAAGCCGTTTTCTGGGAGAGGAACGCCTATGCAGAGAGGTGATGTGGCGATCTTGCTGGCAAGAACGCCTATGCAGAGAGGTGATGTGGCGATCTTGCTGGCAAGAACGCCGATGCAGAGAGGTGATGTGGCGATCTTGCTGGCAAGAACGCCTATGCGGAGCGGTGATGTGGCGATCCTGGTGAGGAGAACGCCGATGCAGAGCGGTGATGTGGCGATCTTGGTGAGAAGAACGGCTGAGTGAATCCGCGAAACGCTTTCGTTCAGCCGCTCACGCCCCATCCATCGTTTCTTTTGGCGACTCCGCGGCGAGTGCGGCACACGGCTCCTCGTCGTCGTCCTCGTCCTTTTCGACAGCCGCCGTCTTCAGCGCGCAACAACGCTTGTACTTGACCCCGCTCCCGCATGGACAAGGCGCATTGCGAGCCGATCCTTTGGGCGTCGATCGCGTCGGACCGGGCGCATGCGCCTCGATGTCGCGAAACGCGCGGAGCAGCGGCATGACGTCGTCGATTTCGTACGCGTATTGCACTTCAGAGAGATATTCGGCGGGCAGATAGAGCTGCTCGGCCTCGGCGGTCGCAAGCCAGGGCAAAACGACGGTCATGAGTTGGAAATTCTTCCACTCGCCGGCGAATTCATGCGCGATGTTGCACGGCAATGCATATGCGAGATCCACCAGCACGTCGTCTTCGTTCGTGAACTTGAATCGTGACCCTGGCTTTGCGCACGCGGCCAATTGCACCGCGAGCTTCCCGCCGACCTTCAAATGCACCGGATCCATGAAGTCAGGCTCCTCGCGCGTCACCCGGAACGTCAAAGATACCTCCTTCGCGATATGGTCGAGGATCTTTTGATACATCTCGCCGCCAACCGAGCGAGGCAGCGGTGAAATGAGCGTCTTCTCCGCCTCTGCCGCGAGCCGCGAATGGCGCAATCCAATGGCCGCCAAAGAAAACGTCGCTTCGACGACTCGAAAGAGCGTCGTCGCCTCACCATGAAGCCTTTTGTAAGTTTGCAGGAGCATCTCGCCCATTCGCCCTGCGCCCCAAATACCTCGCAGCGCCGGGCCAATCATTCCTTGCCGCACGGCCGACCACGCATACGGCATCTTGTGCATTTCTTGAAGAGCCTTCTCCGGCCAATCCTCGAACGCCAGCCTGCCGTCGAGCGCCCCGAGCGCCGCCATGTGGCCGATGAACCACACGCTGTTGTAATAGCTGCGAGCCGCATCCTCGAACTTTGGATTGAGTTTGTCCGATCGCCGAAGCTGCCGTAAAGGATGACGCGCGCCTTTTTGACGTCGTCGGCGGTATCGATCATCCAGCGTATGAAGTCCGTGATGAGCATGGGTTGCCAGGCTGCGGCAGCAGTAAACTCCTCGCGCGATAGCCGCGGCCCGGCATCATGCAGACGGCGAAAGAGCTTGCCCACGCCACCTCGTTCGCCGGTGACCTTCCGAGCGACCTCCATGCGCCCTCGTAAGACCTCGACCCTGGTGGCAATGCCATCGAGCTTCTCGCGGGTGATGACGGGAAGCGCGCCCTTGCGCATGCCTTCGCCAAGGCAGGTGACGAACTTGCCGCTACGCGTGACGACGAGAAAGGGACCTCGATTGGGATCGGCAAGAGAGAGCGCGATGCGCTCGACTCCCTCGGGGACTTTGGCCGAATCGAGGATGTACTTCATGAGCTCGTGATCGCGGTAAAGCGACAGCGCGAGCTCGACGTGAGGGATCGAGAGTCGATCGAGCCTGGTCAAGAAGTGATGGGCGTGTTCCACGATGTGGAGATGATGGTATCGCGCAACGACCGAGACGGAAGAGGGATTTTTTGGGGGGTGGTCATGTCCGTTCTCCGCACGCCTCGGACATGCCGCCTCCGTTTCGTGCTCGTGATGTGCGTTTGCCCTGCCCTCATGCGACGCTCGGAGCGTGCGTTGCCAGCGCTCGCCGGCTTGGTGCCGGGGCCGTCGCATAGACGCGGCCTTCGTGCTGGCAAGCCTGCTCGCGCTGAATGCGTCCTGCACGGCCAAAGCACGATCCGCGGCGGCCCCGGGCAGCGTCCATCGTGAAGCGGCGTTGCAGGATGCTCGGCAAGCTGCGCTGGACGGTGATTTCGACGAATCGCGGCGCATCTACGGGGAGCTGCTCGGGCGAAACGCACGCGATGACGAAGCGCGAGCGGGCCTTGGGCGGGTGCATGCGTGGAGTGGCGAGTACGACCGCGCCGAAGAGCTTCATCGTGACGTATTGGCGCGGCATCCGAGCGACGACGACGTGCGAGCGGGGCTTTTCAACGTGCTCGTGTGGGACCATCGGTGGAACGATGCGGAGCGGCTCTTGGACGAGGCGCCAAATCAGGGCACACCGGGCCTTTTGGCATTGCGCGCGCGGCTTTTGCATGCCGACGGCAACGTCACGAAAGCTCGCACGCTCATTGAAAAAGCGGAACGACTCGCGCCGAACGACGCCGACATTCGGGCATTGCGGTATCGCATGTACACGCGTTCGGCGCGAGTGACGACACGGGGGCTCGTCTTTAGGAACGGCTCGCCAGCGCTCGGGCAAGTGGACGTGAGTTTGTCGCAGTCGATCCATCGATTGCGACTTTCGTTCGATACGGAGCAAGGCGGCCGGCCCATGTCGCTGTCAGGTGACTGGGCCTATGGCGCAACGTACGGCGGAGGCGCCCATTTGACATTTGCGCCGGGATTGTCGTTCGGAGCAGAAGCCGCATTCGGCGCGCCGGCCAATGCAGTGCCCGTCGTGCGCGTTCGTAGTCAGGTCACCCTGCCCTTCCGCCCGTGGCTTTCGAGCAGTCTTGCATATACGTTTCGCCGTTTTGCGGATGCCGTCGAAACGCATGGAGCGAGCCCATCGATCGGGCTGACATTGCGTGGCGAATTGCGAATCGATGCGACGTATTGGCTGACGCACGTGCGCTTGCGGGACCGCGAGGACGAAGCGTCGAGCCGATGGATCCATGCGGTTGGGGTATCCGTGGGGCGAACGGTTTTGCCGTGGCTCGATGTGCGAGGGGGATATGCCCACGGAGCGGAAGCCGAACGATTGCCGGCCGTGTTTCAGCTCCTGGATCTTGTGAATGATTCATTTTACGTGGGTGTGCGAATGACGCCCGTAGGGTTATTTCTCCATTGAACCGCTGTACGGACTTGCATTGCGAGGTCCAAAGGGCGGCGCGCGTCAAGTGCAACATACGTTCGAGCTTGGGATCGTGGTGCGGCACTGATACGTGACAGCCAGCATACTGTTTTGTTAATCACACATCACCGACGCACAATGTCGGAAAAGACCACAAGCGAGGGATGACACGCGCGCCGTTTGCATGTATCATCACGCTCATTCCAATGATTGCGCCCTCCAAACGCCTCCACGGCTTGTTTACATCGCCCATTTCGGCCGCTTTGTTTCTGCTCACGGGCGTGAGCCTCCTGAGCCCTGCATGCTCACTCGATTCGATGGGTACTGCACCCGTCAGTCTCTTCGGCGCCTCCACCACAGGCTCGGGCGGAGCTGCGGGAGGCGACACGTCCAGCAGCGCATCGACCGGAGGCGCAGGCGGAAGCGGCGGAATGAATGACACCGCGTCGAGCAGCGGCGGAGGCGGCGGGTCGATGCCGGTCATTCCTTACGCGTATCGACGGCGTCTCCACATTCAGGCGCAAGCGTCGGCGATTCCCAGCGATTACTCCATCGTCGTCCCGCTCGACCACTGGTCGCTCACGGGGCAATCCAAGTCGCTGCTGACGGGCAACGACGTGCGTATCTTCCGCGACGACGGGGGTATGCTGACGGAGCTCGACCGAGTGCTGGATCCGGTATCGTCGTGGAACGGCACGTCAACACGCTTGTGGTTCCGCACGACGGCTCCCATCGAGGCTTCGGCCGTCGACCAATCCTATTGGATTTATTACGGCGATCCGACCGCTGCAAAACCTCCTGCGGATGGGAATCGAGTGTACCTCATTTGGAACGACTTCGACGACGGCGTGGTGGACAGTGGTGGCTTTACGCTGTCGCTCATTGGTGGCGCCAAAGGAGCGGCCGCGGAAGCAGGGTCTGCGCTGACGCTTTCCGTGTCGTCGGGCGATTTGGGCCTCGTCGGACAGCTTCGTGTTTTTGCATCACGACGTGAGTGGCGATTTCGAGGCCGATACGTACGTGACGTCCATGGGAGGCGCTTTGGATGATTGGAGCAAGATGGGGGGTCTGATGATTCGGCAAAGTACGGGTGCCAAATCGCGCAATCGCATCATGTCGCCTGTTTTCAGCGCATCAGCTCGAACCAATTCCTATCGTCTCGAGGACAACGCGAGCACGGCTGAAGTGGCCATCGCTGGAACGAACCCGACGCCGGAATATGCGCGGGTGACGCGCATGGGCAATCGATCGCGTGCATTTTATTCGGCAGACGGGTTCAATTGGCAGGAGAACGGGACCGAAATTACGTTTTCCAAAGCGCTCACCGACCCCGTGCTGATTGGAATCCCGGCGTGCAACCTCGATTCGGGGATTGGTACCGTGACCGTCGAATGGATTCGGTGCGCAAGCTCGTCGAAAACGAGCCTGTCGTGACGGTGCTGGCTGAAGAGAGCGGGCCATTTTGAGCGGAATGGGTGCCGTCGTTCTTTGAAGCGTGCGCTCATTGACGCACTTGACATTGGCCGTGTCATCGCTTTTCATGGTCGGTCGTGAGGTCGACTTCATGAGCAGCTTTCAACGTTCCTTGGTCTTTCCGTTGACGTTTTGCGACTGCATGCAACAGGAGCAAGCCCGCCCTGGTCGCTGCAGCGTTTTTTCTTCGGGTGCTCACCGGCACCCTCGATCAACGTCGGTGCTGGAGGCAGCGGTGGCACGGGGTCTGGTTCGGGCGGCGCAATGCAAACGAGCAGCAGTTCTTCGGAGTGGAGATCTCTTCGACGGCGGATTTGGCCCCGACGACGCCGGGCCCGAGGATGGATCGAAACCGCCCGTGCCAAACCTCGTGCCCAACGGTGACTTCTCGGCGGGCAATACGCAATTTTCCTCCGATTATAGCTACGCCGATATCAACACGGTGGAAGGCGAATACACGGTCGGAACGAATCCGCAGGCATTCAATAGCAATCTGCTGATGATTGGCGATCACACGACCGGGGACGGGTTGATGTTCATCGGTAATGGGAAGGCGACGCCCGATCGCGTGTGGTACTCCGGGCCGATTGCCGTAAATCCGGAACCAAGTATTTCTTCGAGGCCTGGGTGATGAATGCTTGTTGCCCGCCACCTTACGGGGATGGTATCAACCCCGTGGGCCCGTCGGAGCTGTCGTTTTACGCGAACGACGAGCTGCTCGGAACCCGAACTTCATCACAACTCGGCGTTTGGGAGGGGCTGAGCACGACGTGGAATTCGGGTGGCGCAACGTCCGTCACCCTGAGGCTCGTCAATGCGAATACCCAAGCATCGGGCAATGATTTCGCGGTCGACGATGTTTTCCTCGGGGTCGAATCGTCGATCCCTCCACCGAAGTGAACGAACCGTTCAGTGCGTAGCGCTTCGATTCTGCGAATGAAGCAAAGAACCGCGTTTTCCCTTGTAGCCCAGCCGCGCAACGTGCGATTCCGTACTCCATGCAAGCAATGACGAGACGCCGCTCGGCGATGCTGGGCGCGCTGGTATTGGGCTTTGGTGGGGCATGGATGACGGGAGCGTGTGATGCCGGCACGCAGCTACCTCCGCGCGTTACGCTGCCCGACACATCAACGGAGACGCCGGAGGAATGTCCTGACGACATTGAAGATCCGTGCATGCGTTGGTACATCCCGCTCCTCAGGAAATCCGAAAGACGATCTTGCGCTACGCGCGAAGTACATCGCGGCGTTTGGCTCGCCTTGCTACATGTCCGTGAACGATACGTTCAATTGCTTCTATCAGGAGAAGGAGCTGAAGACCAAAGCGTGTAATGATGCCAAACAGATCGCCGACCTATTTGGAGCTGCGCCGTACGACAAGAGTTACGAATGTCAACCGATCCCCGGCTCTGACGACTTCCGGCTCCAGGTGGGTCCGGATGTCGCGCACGAGATCTTCATCAGGTTCGCGAATGCGCCGCGACAAACACCGCTCGTCGTGGTCGATGGCGTCCCGACGGAGGTGAACGGGCCGTACCGGAATTTGGTCGATCCGGCAGGTGTCGCTCCAGGCAATCTGTTCGACGCCAACAGCGGGATCCCCGACGGCGATGGGGGTGTCCTTGAGCAAAGAGACTGGGTTCTCGCTGTCAACCGAAAAAAGAACGGCGGCACGATCAAGTCCGATCTTGCGGGCTTCAAGTTCCCTTGTGATTGTAAGAAGGGCAGCCCCGAGATATGCACCGAGCCGGACTTTCTCGAAGATCCGTTTGATCCTGTCGGAACGAAGCCCAATGTGCACCACGTCGTGCCCAGGAAGGACAAACGCTGCTGCCCTTGGGGCACGAACTCGTATAAAAACGCAGCCGTCATTTCGCAGAAGCTCAACAAGTGTCTCTCGAACGACGATCCGCCGGAGGACGAGGTGAAGATACTCCACAAAGTGCCAGCGTACTCCCCGTGATCCACGTGAGTACACGTTGGTCAGAACCTCGTTGACGCTCTGACCAACCCGCGGTAACGCGACCCAATGATCGAGCGGGAGCATCGGTACGGCAGCCTCGTCTTCGACCGCAATGCCATCGTGCGCGCTGCGTTGCGAGCATACCTTGAAGCCATCGTCAAGCACTCCACCCACCGAAGCCTGCCCTTGTCGTTCCCGGCCAGTGACGATCCGGAATGGAGCGGCGACCTCGAGCGGGGCGCCTTCTTTAGCGGGTCGGATGGAAACCACGAAGTCGTTGCGTGGACCGAGGAGGGCGTCGTCGGACTCGCATATGAGCTCGGCTTTGGCCCGATCGAGCAGCTCGGCCTCGCGGAGGACGACGTGACCGGCGGCCCGGAGGACGTGCGCGCGGCGGTGACCGGCCTTCCTGCCAGGCTGGAACCCGCGTTCTCGATGGCCGCTGGCATGCTCGGGAAGGGACGCAATGCGGAGAAGCTGGCGGGTGTGGGCTTCTGGCTCGATGGCGATCGTATTGGCGGCACGCTCTTTACCGACCCGACATCTGCAGGCGCCGATCGACTCGTCATGTGGGGCTTGCTTCGACGTGGCAGGCTCCTGCCCCAGATTTATCGTCGTTCTCATCCAGACACCAGGGCGACCTTGGCAGAGCGCGACCGCGTCGAGGCCCCCATCCACGCGTTTATGGACGCAGTGGTCGATCGAAGGCTGAAAGGCCCCACGGAACTCACCGCCGAGGAGCTCGAGGCGATGCTTTACCCGCTCTCCATGCCCCCCCTCAAGCGTGTGCTCGGCACTCAACGCATGCTGGAAAAGGTCGGCATCACCTGGCCCGGTTCGCCCAAGATCCCAGACCCGCCGCCGCGGCCCAAAGGCCCCAACCCCTTTACGCGCCCGCCCAAGACAGTGCGCTGCGGATTGTCGCGGCTCGGATATCTCGGTTTCGACCGCGATGCCATCGTCCGCGCTGCCAAGCGCGCCTATGTGGAAGCGGTCCTCGCGCAGCTAGACCCGCTCCGGCGCTATCCGTTCACCGCCTGCATCATCCCACGGTGGAAAGGCGATCTTCAGCGAGGTGCCTTCTACACTAGCGACGGCACCGGAGACTATGAGGTCATCGCGTGGAACGAAGCCGGCATCGTGGGCCTCGCATACCAACTCGGGTATGGTCCCATCGAGCACCTCGGCCTCGCCATCGACGCGGTGAAAGGTGGTCCGGACGACGTACGCGCGACCGTACCCGACCTTCCCGCGGATCTCGAAGCTGCGTTGGAGCTTGCCACAAGCATGCTCGTATCTGGGCCGGTGTACGGGGAGAAGCTGGCGAGCATTGGTTTTTGGCTACGCGACGGCGAACGCCTCGGGGGCACGCTCTTCGACCGCGACGATCGAACGGTTCCCGGCGCCCGCCGCCTGGCCGAGTGGGGCCGGGTTGCATGGGGGACGCTCCACCGCCCGTCGCGGGAGCCAAACGAGCCGGTCCTGACGCAGGCCATGCTCGATCGAGCCGAGCCCATC
Above is a genomic segment from Polyangiaceae bacterium containing:
- a CDS encoding TetR/AcrR family transcriptional regulator; this translates as MRASKSAKTAARPHGSSGIQLGEASARAMILQGAASVFAVHGVRAASVEHVLEAAGVSRRTFYRLYGSKEEVAAVLYRLGTDRLLDACRLAVSEEKDPLRQVERCIDAHLQSARDFGRLVFVLGGEAQRRESALHTRRMQVHDMLVSLLATAVNAQAGRSVDPLLVRALVLALEGVTRVMLEEGNEGRHVTHAGVARIKRVMMRIATATLAGDGPGVTAMPPGE
- a CDS encoding DUF2341 domain-containing protein encodes the protein MPVIPYAYRRRLHIQAQASAIPSDYSIVVPLDHWSLTGQSKSLLTGNDVRIFRDDGGMLTELDRVLDPVSSWNGTSTRLWFRTTAPIEASAVDQSYWIYYGDPTAAKPPADGNRVYLIWNDFDDGVVDSGGFTLSLIGGAKGAAAEAGSALTLSVSSGDLGLVGQLRVFASRREWRFRGRYVRDVHGRRFG
- a CDS encoding HNH endonuclease, with amino-acid sequence MNPSPFRALAFLRFIVCACQPFRAFVSWGLIVCMLFSLTPLGCHSVKVRHGMGWPGQPQVPEDTAERLKECGELIQEGIDSVRHPVDAKVVLDENGHVLDVTTAGEPNPDVGMCIRVALRGMKVDKDVIHEAMLRRPPSPWPNSQTMPDRAHIGEVVIVTVVVVVFTEVIIEVVAVALGVAVTATVVSGAAKAAQAKSAQANAAAARKPNQPDPTKWQAKGGTIQQNSDGTTTYTRKDGVSVTYDKDGFPDFRPYRHPTVKDVQIEFTGSYDKDFALADKAAGITKKMRQQEKYTWHHHQDGKTMQLIKRDVHKDFFHTGGMSGTR
- a CDS encoding carboxymuconolactone decarboxylase family protein, coding for MTKARISPGGFFDLGPINWILCRLISLGAGAKDAHLFSTLARQRSLFRGWLSFASRMMPGGTISRHETELVILRVAHVRQCQYELDHHVRIGRRVGVTDDVLERIFAGPEAHGWSDRHRALLAAVDSLLTTKNIDDAGWDALRRHYDEAQSVELCLLVGHYDMLAMTIATLRIARDF
- a CDS encoding tetratricopeptide repeat protein, which translates into the protein MLASLLALNASCTAKARSAAAPGSVHREAALQDARQAALDGDFDESRRIYGELLGRNARDDEARAGLGRVHAWSGEYDRAEELHRDVLARHPSDDDVRAGLFNVLVWDHRWNDAERLLDEAPNQGTPGLLALRARLLHADGNVTKARTLIEKAERLAPNDADIRALRYRMYTRSARVTTRGLVFRNGSPALGQVDVSLSQSIHRLRLSFDTEQGGRPMSLSGDWAYGATYGGGAHLTFAPGLSFGAEAAFGAPANAVPVVRVRSQVTLPFRPWLSSSLAYTFRRFADAVETHGASPSIGLTLRGELRIDATYWLTHVRLRDREDEASSRWIHAVGVSVGRTVLPWLDVRGGYAHGAEAERLPAVFQLLDLVNDSFYVGVRMTPVGLFLH
- a CDS encoding SMI1/KNR4 family protein, giving the protein MQIKEPNPYGATSPDAIAQFEARRGVLLPAEYKAFLLKSNGGMPIPDVFEVPGWHGQASELLTFYGIHEDPDYSLDSNCKSYDERVPADLIPIATDSGGNNICIGWKGEREGKIYFWDHEDELDENGLFVQDYRNVYLVANSLQEFLDSLMTHEEADKRPRPKRT
- a CDS encoding SEC-C domain-containing protein yields the protein MHKMPYAWSAVRQGMIGPALRGIWGAGRMGEMLLQTYKRLHGEATTLFRVVEATFSLAAIGLRHSRLAAEAEKTLISPLPRSVGGEMYQKILDHIAKEVSLTFRVTREEPDFMDPVHLKVGGKLAVQLAACAKPGSRFKFTNEDDVLVDLAYALPCNIAHEFAGEWKNFQLMTVVLPWLATAEAEQLYLPAEYLSEVQYAYEIDDVMPLLRAFRDIEAHAPGPTRSTPKGSARNAPCPCGSGVKYKRCCALKTAAVEKDEDDDEEPCAALAAESPKETMDGA